A window of Pseudomonadota bacterium contains these coding sequences:
- the serB gene encoding phosphoserine phosphatase SerB, with product MRERRGYALLVSDMDSTIAEGETIVDMAEALGLGPKIAEITERAMRGELDFREALEARVAMLRGLQLSRIQRIARDVRLSQGAAELLSTCRTLGMRTVLVSGGFDLIADVVGARLGFDRVVSNGLETADDALTGIVLEPVVTAQRKAAVLREECQALNISPAQAVAIGDGANDIDMIREAGLGVAYRGKAMTRSAADLSLERLADLAPHLTRA from the coding sequence ATGCGTGAGCGGCGCGGCTATGCGCTGCTCGTCTCGGATATGGACTCGACCATCGCCGAGGGCGAGACGATCGTCGATATGGCTGAGGCCCTTGGACTTGGCCCGAAGATCGCCGAGATCACCGAGCGGGCGATGCGCGGCGAACTGGACTTCCGTGAGGCGCTAGAGGCACGCGTGGCCATGCTGCGGGGGCTGCAGCTATCGAGGATTCAGCGCATCGCCCGAGACGTGCGCCTCTCACAGGGCGCGGCTGAGTTGCTCAGCACCTGCCGCACGCTCGGAATGCGCACGGTACTGGTCAGCGGCGGTTTCGATCTCATCGCGGATGTGGTGGGAGCTCGCTTGGGGTTCGATCGGGTTGTCTCCAACGGCCTGGAGACTGCGGATGACGCCCTCACCGGCATCGTCCTCGAACCGGTGGTCACGGCGCAAAGGAAGGCCGCCGTGCTGCGCGAGGAGTGTCAGGCCCTGAACATCTCGCCCGCGCAAGCGGTGGCCATCGGCGATGGCGCTAACGATATCGATATGATCCGCGAGGCCGGGCTGGGGGTGGCCTACCGCGGCAAGGCGATGACCCGCTCTGCGGCAGACCTGAGCCTCGAGCGACTGGCCGACCTAGCACCGCACTTGACGCGCGCGTAG
- a CDS encoding nuclear transport factor 2 family protein, producing MDATQGPSEDDLLSHLRTLERALHQPSVRADLTRLDALLHDSFVEFGSSGRVFSKADLLQQLPTESHPSAVLAQDFAVAPLGEGIALLTYRSAHVDGDGRTSRHTLRATLWQRTPAGWQARFHQGTATAAFDCPAP from the coding sequence GTGGACGCTACGCAGGGACCCTCGGAAGACGACCTCCTAAGCCACCTCCGCACGCTAGAACGCGCCCTCCATCAACCCAGTGTACGCGCCGACCTCACTCGGCTCGACGCCCTACTCCACGATTCCTTTGTCGAGTTTGGCAGCTCGGGTCGCGTCTTCTCTAAGGCAGATCTGCTTCAGCAACTGCCGACAGAGTCACACCCGAGTGCTGTGCTAGCACAGGATTTTGCTGTGGCACCGCTCGGCGAGGGCATTGCGCTTCTCACCTATCGATCCGCGCACGTGGATGGGGACGGCCGAACATCTCGTCACACCCTAAGGGCGACCCTCTGGCAACGCACGCCAGCGGGTTGGCAAGCGCGCTTCCATCAAGGCACCGCCACCGCCGCCTTCGATTGCCCGGCACCCTAG
- a CDS encoding carbonic anhydrase family protein, with amino-acid sequence MHHTSPIVAHLSLLLATMPIVSIAEEPESMAPETLYTLPGLDHGLMQSPVNILTQNARSGGHRVLFHDDHVAADAVRNTGHSVQLSMASGASVEFEDKRYALSQCHFHTPSEHQVDGVTFPMEMHCVATGIEPKDPPDYLVVGFLFRMGAESNFIRKFVSAIPSEANGSYRLQGDPLFIEDIAREGSIEQGYYAYRGSLTTPPYTESVRWLILKSVLEASPAQIERINATEGNNARHVQALFGRTVEQQ; translated from the coding sequence ATGCACCACACATCTCCCATCGTCGCCCACTTGAGTCTACTCCTCGCCACGATGCCAATCGTCAGCATCGCAGAAGAGCCTGAGTCAATGGCGCCGGAGACTCTATACACGCTACCGGGGCTCGACCATGGTCTGATGCAATCGCCGGTGAATATTCTCACCCAGAACGCGCGCAGCGGCGGCCACCGGGTGCTGTTCCACGACGATCACGTCGCCGCCGACGCAGTCCGCAACACCGGTCACTCCGTGCAGCTGTCCATGGCCTCGGGCGCGAGCGTCGAGTTCGAAGACAAGCGCTACGCACTCTCCCAATGCCACTTCCACACCCCCTCGGAGCATCAGGTGGACGGCGTCACCTTTCCGATGGAGATGCACTGCGTGGCCACTGGCATCGAACCGAAGGACCCGCCTGACTACCTGGTGGTGGGTTTCCTGTTTCGGATGGGTGCGGAGAGTAACTTCATCCGAAAATTCGTATCGGCGATCCCCAGTGAGGCGAATGGTTCTTATAGGCTGCAGGGTGATCCTCTGTTCATCGAGGACATCGCCCGTGAAGGATCCATCGAGCAGGGTTACTACGCCTACCGCGGATCCCTCACCACGCCGCCCTACACGGAGTCCGTGCGCTGGCTCATCCTAAAATCCGTGCTCGAGGCAAGTCCAGCCCAGATAGAGCGCATCAATGCTACCGAGGGCAACAACGCACGGCACGTGCAGGCGCTGTTCGGCCGCACCGTCGAGCAACAGTGA